The region GTGTTGAAGGTAATGCCGTGGACTATGAGGATGAGTTGATGTTTAGAATAGCAGATGTGCTTAGTAGCGGAGGCAAAAACGGAAGTGACAAGAATGGGAATTACTTCCTGGAAGGATACGTGCTGGAGGGCCTGGAGTACTATGACCCGATCTACGGAAACAAATACAAGGTCTACGCAGAAGATTTCGTGGACGTGAACAAGGGCACAGGAATAGTGCACCTGAGTCCAGCACACGGATTCGAAGACTTTGAGTGCATTAAGAAGGACACGAGGCTTAAAGAGGCACAGAATAATGGGCCTCTGGAGTACTGTAACCTGTTTGACGAGGACGAAGTGTACTACCCGCACATACACTATCACCTGCAGGGAGTAAACATAAGGGACGTGGATGAGAAAGTGCTGTACAGCCTTATAGGAGATGACCTGGTGCGCTGCGAGTACAGAGAAAAGGAGGTGGACATAGACTGGAGGTGCGAAAACCAAGTTCACACGAGGCTGACGAACCAGTACTGCATAGCACTGCCGCCGAAGCAGGAGATCATGGACCTCATAAAGTCAATCAACATCACGCCGAACTCAGGAGAGCGATACCTGAAGAACATTATTAACGCGAGAACGAGAGACTGGTGTATATCGAGGCAGAGGTTCTGGGGAACGCCAATACCGTACGAAGGAAACGAGTGTATGCTTAAAACGACGAAAGCCTCCTACGGAGACGCAGACAGGCTGTGGAAAAGGTCTACCAGAGCGTTGGACATAGTGGACATATGGTTCGAAGCTGCGCTGGTGAGGCAGCACACGCTGCACATGGCGGACGCAATAATGAATAAGATGATGTACAACAGAGGAGCCAGAGAAGTGAAGGACTTCGCGTCGATGCTGGAGGCGGCGGACAAGTACGTGATCGAAGGGCAGGACCAGCACAGAGGATGGTTCCAGGCGCTGCTGATAGTGGGAATGCTCTTGGACAAGGCAAAGGTGCCCTTCGACAACCTGTTCTCGCACCTGTTCGTGACAGTAAATGGGCAGAAGCTGAGTAAGTCAAAGATGAATACGAATCTGACGACGGCAGAAAAAGGGACGAGGCAGCTGATAAGAGTAAACGTAGACATACATAACAAGAACGTAATGGAAACGAAGAACTTTAAGGAGAATAGGAAGgtggacgaggagctgaaaaCGATAGAGAACAGAATAACGCCAGGACACGACGTGTGTAATCTGCTAAACCCAGAGCACCCAAGGCTCATGGAGTTAAACAGTGAAGGGGGTAGCGCTGTGAGCGTCGACAGTAGTCAGTTGGAGGAGACGAGCACAGATAATATGGAAGAAAATGATGATTACGAACAGTTGAAACGCCTAATGGGCGTCGATGGTAGTGTTGCTAGTGGCAGCAGTACTGTCGTTGGCATTAACACAGACCGTCAAGCCAATGTCGTTGGCAGCCAAGCCCATCAGGCTAATGTCACTGGCACTAATACAACCCATGAAACTAGAAACAAGTTGTTGCACTGGAATAAGAGCGATAACAGCGGAGATAGCTTGAGTAACATGTACTTCAATGTAGATGTGCTGAGAACACTGGCGTGCAACAACGACTTCCTGACGCACGACCTGGACCTGACGAAGGACACACTGAGATCGTCAAAGCAGACTCACAAGAAAATAGTAAACTGTTTTAAGTATATAACGAGCATATTGGCACAAAATAAGGACAGGTACAAGGAAAAGGTGGAGCCAGGAACGCCGAGGGAAATAGGAGGATACAACAAGGGGGGAGGAGACGCAAGGGTCGGAATAACGATAACGAACCCTCTGGTGGTACACAACGCAACAATAATACGGGAGAAGAGGAGCAAGGCACATGAAAGTTACAAGTTGAACGCGTTGGACACGTACTTCCTAAACCTGGCGTACTCGCTGGCGGAGCAGAGCAGTGAGGCCTACAGGAGCGGGCAGTTCTTCAAGGTGCTGGGAATGGCGGAAAGGTTCATGACGAACCTGTCAAACCTGTACTTCTCGTACATCAAAAACTTCATATACATCCTGCCGCTGAGACACGAGAAGAACAGGGCGATAAAGTACGTGCTCAACAAGGTGCTCTACACGCTGATGAAGGTGCTCGCGCCGATCATGCCGCACACCTGCGAGGACCTGTTCATGACGCTGAACCCGGACAAGGTCTCGCTCTTCGAAGAAAGGTGGCCGAGGAGGCCAAAGACGCTGCCGAACGTGACTGAGGAGATGGGAACGGCGCTAACGATAAGGAAGATGATAAACAGGGACCACGCGAACACGGGCAGCAGAATCCTGAGGCTGGAGGAAAGCAGCATGACGAGCGTGCTTCCGAAGCTGGAGAGCCTGGGCGTGGACTTGAGGCTGATGTTCAACGTCGCGGGAGTGGAGCTCTGCAGGAATCTGGACGACGCGGCGGAGTCGCCGGACCTCAAGTACCGACTCGAGGAGTCGGGCTACCGGAAGTGCAAAAGGTACGAGTAAGCGTTACACATTCGCCTTTAGGTGCTGGCTTTACAGGGAGGACGTGGAGGAGGGTCTTCTGTGCGACCATTGCCGACGGACCATGGAGGCGGCGGCCGGAGGAGCGCAGAGCCACTAATGTGTTAAGTAGATAGGCATATACGCGTATGTACAAACAAATTAAGTTTACATCGTGCACGGGTCCGTGTCCGGTGACGAGAGGTCACGCTGCGATAGACTGGAGCCTTTTGCTCTTCTGGAATGTGTAGTACCTGTAGTAGTTGTAGGCCTGGACGGAGGAGTTGCAAAAGTGGCAACTGAAGAGAAGAAGGTTGCGCGGCTTCACCACGAGCGCGAAGCGCATGAACAGGATGCTGTAAACGCAGAGGACCCCGGTCATCCTGGGAGATATTCGCTCGGGATTCTTGGACATCTCCGAGATCCCGGCGATCACGAAGCCCCAATTCGCGACGGGCCCCCAAAAGTGGGTGGTGAAAAAGTAGTTTTTAACCTTCATCGGACTACAACCATATGAGTGATAAGTGAAAAGTAAGGCCAAGGGGCCGACGGAGACGGTCCTCGACCCCCATAACTACTGCAAAAGCATAGATAACGCGTACACACAcgactaaaaataatttggTGTTGACGCGCTCAGCAGGCCCAAGCTGTCGTGAGATCCTCCCTTGGTCAGTACCGACTTTTCCGTGTCGTTCAGCACGTCCACCACGATTGAGGCCAGGTACTGCCAGGTTACCAAGTACATCCCCGCGGCGCTGTTCGAGTAGAACGCCATCACGGTGTTGAGCAGGAGGACCAGCGTCTCCAGGTCCGGCGAGTACATGAGCTTCAGGCCCTCGTTCAGGTTCTTGAGCTTCAGGAAGAGGCGCGACCTCTTTTTCATGAGCCCCTGCAGGAAGCCAGGGAGCCTGTGGAACGCGTCCATGAGCTCCTGGTTCAACTCCCGCTGCACCTGGTTCGCTCTGAACGCCAGCGGCTCCAGCAGGTGTTCCACGTTTGTCAGTCTGCTCACCGGCTGTGAGTTGAGTGAGTCGACCGCGTACTCGAACAGGCCGAAGAGCAGGAGCCCGAAGGCCGCCTGGGTTGCTGACCTCGAGCCCTCCCTGTCCAGGATGAAGGCGCCCGTGTTCCAGTTGCTCTTCATGAACAGGTAGTGCAGCGCCGTCATCAGTCCCATCTTCGTCAGCACGAAGCCGTTCGTGAGCGCTCCgaacagcttcttcagcttcgtgtCGTCCGCCCTGCCCAGGTTCGTGCCCATCCAGTTTACCGTTTCGAAGAAGTTCGAGTCCTTGAGgctcttcagcaggtttaGGCGCAGGACCACGACCTTGAAGAGCAGGTCCACTGACATCAGTAGCATTCCCAGCCTCGTGTACGTCTCCACGTTCCACTTGAGCATTTCTCCCTGGAACGCCCAGTTCGTCCTCAATTCGTTGAACACGTTTTCCGAGAGTCCCACTGCCACTAGGATTAGGCTAACCACCGTTGAGAGGCCCGTGGTGATGTAGAGTGTTTGCAGCCCCGTCTTAGAAAAGTGCGACGGCACTAGGAACAGCTTCAGCGCTCTTAACGAATGTTTTAGTGCCTTTTTCACTGAACTCGTCATCATTAACGGGCACACCATACACGTTCTCGCTCGCACAATTTGAGTGGGAGTTCGattgttattttcatctttaGTGTCTGATCCTTCCTTTAaagttttatatttatctatcGGTCTGCCTTCCTGGTCTTTTTCGCTCTCAAAAAAGTTTCCACTTGATGATCCATCAAGCCCATATATGTTATTCCTGCTATATTTTAACGATTTGTTCTCCTCTGTGTGTGGCATCAGCTCCTAAATTTGCGATGAGTTGAGGATTTGTGTGGAATCTTACCGTGGTGAGTGACACACCCCCGTGATTTATCAACTTAGACGAAATTGGCCttatgtataataacaatatgtAAAACAAGAACGAACTCATACTACAAAACCAAGTTATATTCATGCCATTGGTGATTAAATGTCATCAgtgtaaacaaaaattaaaaagatatAGGGAATCCGGTCGCcaacaaaattaacaattataaCATTGTGGTTTGCGGAGTATTgtgaatattaatttaacaaatgtgTGCATTGCTAATGATTTGAAAAACCGAATTCTATAAAAGATGGATTTGTAACCCCCACCTATAGGTTAGGCAAAAATCAGAAagaaatatgtataataaattctGATATGAATAAATCAGACAGGTATAAGGTGTAGGTACAATAGGTATAAAAATCCActcataatataaatatcgAAACCAAAATGTCAGCTCTTGGTATGCCTCCGCACCTTCTTGTATTATTTCAAGCTAGGCCGCCACTAGAGCGAGTGGATCCATTACCAAATAAACCTGTAAGGCAAATTGACGGTATATCTGATTTTTTGGACTCATTTAGTAAAGAGGAACCGCCAAAGAAGGAGCCATTCGAAACTCCAAGACAGAGGCGGGATAAAAGGAAGCGAGAACGCCTTATTAGATACGAAGAAGAATTAAAGAGAAGAGTGGAGTCCTATGACCCTAAATATGATCCAAGGTTGGCAAGGGGAGGAACATCCAGTTGGTTGACCCATGACCCCTATAGAACACTTTTTGTGGCAAACATCGCATACGAAGTCACAGAAAGACAACTCTGTAAGGAGTTTGAAGTCTACGGGAAAATAAGAAGAGTTCGTATGATACACGATCGCAAAAATAAGCCCAGAGGATACGCCTTTATAGAGTTCGAATCGGAACGCGACATGGTACTGGCTTACAAGAGAGGAGATGGCAAAAAAATATCAGGAAGGAGAGTAATCGTGGACGTGGAAAGAGCTAGGACAGTGGAAGGATGGCTTCCGAGAAGATTGGGAGGCGGAAAGGGGAGATCGAGGAGAGCGCCACCCAAGTTTTATGATGGAAGGCCACTGGTGCCACGAGATcatacaaattaattttaaatttaaaaactgtcttcagaaacaataatttatatgtcaatgtgtatgtgtgtacaTTAGTGCTTAGCCTATGTATGCGTACAAGATTCTGCTTCATGTCGGAGTACACCTCTATCCATGGAGCCACTGAATAAATTCTATCATGGGTCCTCCTGCTGATTTGGATGTGGAAATATActtgaagaaggagaagataggaataaatttaaaaaatatagtcGACGAATACATATATGACCTGGAGCTAGTAAAAAAAGTGAAAACATCTCCCACATCGTTCTTATTCGTATTTGAATACACAGAGGACATTGCAAACATCATAGAAGTGGATATATTTTCAGCTTTTGTATTCATAGGAACACACCATCAGCCGACAGTGCCAGGATTGTGGTACGTTTACAAGGATCAATAAGATGTGTTAGGAACAATAGGCCATTGGAAGATCAAGGAGGCCTAGTGAGAAGAAAGTACGCACCAATATATATTGACGTCGACAAGCGGCAGATCCACTTCCTGATAAGAATTTACCGCCAAAGTGAACTGTACCCGGACGGAGGTAAGCTGACGAGGTACCTGGACGATATACTGGTCACGGAGCAGGTGAACATAACAAGCTGGAGATCGTAAGTGGAGctgaataataaatgcGTTTAGGAAGCATAAGGTGGTCAGCAACAACGTGATCAAGTCGCTGGCGACGAAAGTTGAATTTGAAACGTTGAATTTGGCAGCAGGAGGAACGGGAATAACGCCCTTTGTAAGGTTGCTAAACTACTACCAGGACTTACCGGTGGACATAAACCTCGTCTACTGCAACAGCTCAGTAGAGGAGATTATGCTAAAGCAAGTGTTTGATAAGTTCGCagacataaataaaaggtTGAAAGTAACGTATCTGGTGTCAAAAAGAGAAAGGGAGAGCGAAGGAGTGGTGGAGGGAAGAATATCGCAGGAAGTAGTGGAAGCGAAGTTCGAAAACACGGAAGGAGCACTGTGCCTGTTCTGCGGACCGCCAGGCTTCAACGACCTGATGTTTGAAATACTGCAAAAGCTAAACTTTAAGCACGTACACAGAGTTTGACAACAGGATGAGAAGCCACTTGAATAGATTTGTCGCAAAGGCAATAGTTTTGTCGAAGCTGGTTAAGTTGAGGCTAGCACAGCCGCTACTGAAGGGGAGCGTGGAGGACTCGAACAGAAGCATGAGCGCCTCAATAAAGGCAGTGGGCTTCCTCTCGAAGATTGTACCAATACTGAAGATGTCGCAGGCATGGGCAAACAAGTCGCCAGTGTCCTCAACGACGGCATTGGGAGCAAGGAAGAAGGGCTCAGTGAGACTCCACAACAGGGAGGAGCAGGTGTGGAGAGTGCTGAGGCCAGGCCGTGAGAGGGAAACGAAGCACCTGAGGTGGAGAAAGTAGAGTCGAGAAAGGGCCTTATGGGCTTAAATTGAGAGTGTATAATAGATTAAAGTGTaccataaaataaatgtaaattagaGCTGGTGGATTAAACTAGTACTGCCGTGCGCAATTGTTTCTTTAATGTGCGATAGCCTTAGTAGCATGGCCCTGGGATAGTTGCGATTTTTGCCATAGTTGGGATGGTTGCGGCGGTTACCATAGTTACGATTTAGCCGTTTGTTAGCACGAGCTCCCAAAGACGCACGTTCCCGTAAATGAGAAGAGCAACTTCGCGCATCATGCCCTTCACGTTCTTGCGAGTGAGAGATGAGACGCGGTAAAAGGGGATGTTCTTGCTCTGAGTGTAAGTCTCAGCCATGGCGAAGACCTCATGGTCAGATCGAACGAGGTCGATTTTGTTGGCAACAAGAGCGACGACGGGCTCGTAAACGCCGACGTAGTCATTGCGGCCGAGAAGAAGCTCAATGATAGCGAGAGCGTTGAGATAGGACTCGCTGGAAGTCACGTCGAACAAAACGAGGAAGGACATGCGCCGCTGAGCAACAGGGGAGTAGGTGTCGTTGTAGTTGAGAGGCACCTTAGGAGGATCGTAGTAAGCGAAGGGCACGTAATTCTGAGACTCCTCGTAAAACTCGTCTAAAAAAGGGTTAAGAGGGGGAAACTTACATCGGAAGCTCCGCATGTCCATGAAGGTGATGATGTTGGCGTCAGTGGTGGTGTCCTCGATCTCGAAGCAGAAGGTGTTCACATCGTCATAAGAAGAGCCCTCGAAGTTGGCGTCGATGGAAAGCTTGTGAACGTAGTAGTAGAGCCTAAAGAAGAGATGATGAGCAAGAGGTTAAAGATACTCGGGGAGGTAGGTGTGCTTGTAAACAGGAGGAGCCAAGTTGTTGACGATGGAGTTGGCCAAAAAGGTCTTCCCGGAACGCGGAGAGCCCAGGAGAGTGAGACGAAAGAGGGGAATGCCAGGGTTATCAATGGTGATTTCAGGCATTGACGAGAAACGAGTCAACCCAGAGTAAAaagataatttatttattaaaagcTAAAAATTGcaaatatgtgtaaaaattagtatatataacGTGGGAAATGGCAAATGTGTGCGCAAATTCAATGAAAGTAGGAATCTGGTGTTGTGGAGTTGGACCTGAAGAATAGTTGGGtgtcaaaaataaacaataaatgtTTTTCACACAATTTGATAAGAGTATGCGTATTTACGTTTTTAGTAGAGTTTAAAGTTTGAATTGTATATAGAAGATTTAGTTTAATATGGTATTTAGAAGTTTTAGTGTAACTTTATTGAAATAAGAGTATTGAACATTAGAATATTTAACTTTCGAGTGTGGAATCAAGTTATAATATTGTAGAATATGTCggattttaatattgttgaCGATTTGGCAGAAGAATTGGGTAACTTTATCGACGATACGTTTGTTGAAGAGTCCTCAAATACAGGAGTAAACGAGGACATAAGGAAGGGAGCTGGGGACAAGTATCAGTCGTCACAGCTAGAAGATGAGTTGGAAGGCTCATTGGTTGGCATAAACACAAACGCAAGCGACTTCACAGAAGCAAGCGGATCGCACGTGGAAGATGGCT is a window of Theileria orientalis strain Shintoku DNA, chromosome 2, complete genome DNA encoding:
- a CDS encoding isoleucyl-tRNA synthetase encodes the protein MSILSIVLIYVVGLSQTISAWISQYKHPGVPVKYTHNQSHQAFLTPFKFFSAQEGAKKKEAVLCEYDQSQISKTVNLPKNIWPSIREVNEAGIERQKRVQKYWEGENVYHKICEFKFYKHVMRNKKFKDIIRHFKIIYDGPPYANGRPHFGHFLNKTIKDVFVKFFLLQGRIPLMIPGWDCHGMPIEHKILKMYNSEDKLNECNKRMMEEYDVKEQEEQEEIVENPEPVKSQIRTYIDDQYLESEEDRKKRLDYIKEEKEWEEKEIYRNCTEEQINMKKWSEFVRNKCKEFAYRSLKTQMNYFKKGGIWAFWDFYYATYHSAFEREVLEAFMNLKENKHIYQARLPQMFSSKSKSVLSDSEILHRKEKVLTTYVAFKVDLESSTSMQLNHLKRKMKDLGVKDLKLVAYTTSGYTIPGNKGLAVNKKGRYHLYQKGDCLYIMNDFILNNADDEFWAAFKHVESAETQGKEVGSTSDVLSSGGKNGSDKNGNYFLEGYVLEGLEYYDPIYGNKYKVYAEDFVDVNKGTGIVHLSPAHGFEDFECIKKDTRLKEAQNNGPLEYCNLFDEDEVYYPHIHYHLQGVNIRDVDEKVLYSLIGDDLVRCEYREKEVDIDWRCENQVHTRLTNQYCIALPPKQEIMDLIKSINITPNSGERYLKNIINARTRDWCISRQRFWGTPIPYEGNECMLKTTKASYGDADRLWKRSTRALDIVDIWFEAALVRQHTLHMADAIMNKMMYNRGAREVKDFASMLEAADKYVIEGQDQHRGWFQALLIVGMLLDKAKVPFDNLFSHLFVTVNGQKLSKSKMNTNLTTAEKGTRQLIRVNVDIHNKNVMETKNFKENRKVDEELKTIENRITPGHDVCNLLNPEHPRLMDDNSGDSLSNMYFNVDVLRTLACNNDFLTHDLDLTKDTLRSSKQTHKKIVNCFKYITSILAQNKDRYKEKVEPGTPREIGGYNKGGGDARVGITITNPLVVHNATIIREKRSKAHESYKLNALDTYFLNLAYSLAEQSSEAYRSGQFFKVLGMAERFMTNLSNLYFSYIKNFIYILPLRHEKNRAIKYVLNKVLYTLMKVLAPIMPHTCEDLFMTLNPDKVSLFEERWPRRPKTLPNVTEEMGTALTIRKMINRDHANTGSRILRLEESSMTSVLPKLESLGVDLRLMFNVAGVELCRNLDDAAESPDLKYRLEESGYRKCKRCWLYREDVEEGLLCDHCRRTMEAAAGGAQSH
- a CDS encoding brain protein 44-like, with the protein product MSSFLFYILLLYIRPISSKLINHGGVSLTTELMPHTEENKSLKYSRNNIYGLDGSSSGNFFESEKDQEGRPIDKYKTLKEGSDTKDENNNRTPTQIVRARTCMVCPLMMTSSVKKALKHSLRALKLFLVPSHFSKTGLQTLYITTGLSTVVSLILVAVGLSENVFNELRTNWAFQGEMLKWNVETYTRLGMLLMSVDLLFKVVVLRLNLLKSLKDSNFFETVNWMGTNLGRADDTKLKKLFGALTNGFVLTKMGLMTALHYLFMKSNWNTGAFILDREGSRSATQAAFGLLLFGLFEYAVDSLNSQPVSRLTNVEHLLEPLAFRANQVQRELNQELMDAFHRLPGFLQGLMKKRSRLFLKLKNLNEGLKLMYSPDLETLVLLLNTVMAFYSNSAAGMYLVTWQYLASIVVDVLNDTEKSVLTKGGSHDSLGLLSATVSVGPLALLFTYHSYGCSPMKVKNYFFTTHFWGPVANWGFVIAGISEMSKNPERISPRMTGVLCVYSILFMRFALVVKPRNLLLFSCHFCNSSVQAYNYYRRAKGSSLSQRDLSSPDTDPCTIGSALLRPPPPWSVGNGRTEDPPPRPPCKAST
- a CDS encoding U1 small nuclear ribonucleoprotein — its product is MSALGMPPHLLVLFQARPPLERVDPLPNKPVRQIDGISDFLDSFSKEEPPKKEPFETPRQRRDKRKRERLIRYEEELKRRVESYDPKYDPRLARGGTSSWLTHDPYRTLFVANIAYEVTERQLCKEFEVYGKIRRVRMIHDRKNKPRGYAFIEFESERDMVLAYKRGDGKKISGRRVIVDVERARTVEGWLPRRLGGGKGRSRRAPPKFYDGRPLVPRDHTN
- a CDS encoding NADH-cytochrome b5 reductase, which translates into the protein MGPPADLDVEIYLKKEKIGINLKNIVDEYIYDLELVKKVKTSPTSFLFVFEYTEDIANIIEVDIFSAFVFIGTHHQPTVPGLWNNRPLEDQGGLVRRKYAPIYIDVDKRQIHFLIRIYRQSELYPDGGKLTRYLDDILVTEQVNITSWRSKHKVVSNNVIKSLATKVEFETLNLAAGGTGITPFVRLLNYYQDLPVDINLVYCNSSVEEIMLKQVFDKFADINKRLKVTYLVSKRERESEGVVEGRISQEVVEAKFENTEGALCLFCGPPGFNDLISHLNRFVAKAIVLSKLVKLRLAQPLLKGSVEDSNRSMSASIKAVGFLSKIVPILKMSQAWANKSPVSSTTALGARKKGSVRLHNREEQVWRVLRPGRERETKHLRWRK
- a CDS encoding small GTPase codes for the protein MPEITIDNPGIPLFRLTLLGSPRSGKTFLANSIVNNLAPPVYKHTYLPELYYYVHKLSIDANFEGSSYDDVNTFCFEIEDTTTDANIITFMDMRSFRYEFYEESQNYVPFAYYDPPKVPLNYNDTYSPVAQRRMSFLVLFDVTSSESYLNALAIIELLLGRNDYVGVYEPVVALVANKIDLVRSDHEVFAMAETYTQSKNIPFYRVSSLTRKNVKGMMREVALLIYGNVRLWELVLTNG